The following are from one region of the Salvia hispanica cultivar TCC Black 2014 chromosome 1, UniMelb_Shisp_WGS_1.0, whole genome shotgun sequence genome:
- the LOC125222829 gene encoding ubiquitin carboxyl-terminal hydrolase 5-like: MVEVAPQLTPEEEKQAVRDIAVATEAQTKVGDTFYLITQRWWQDWLEYVNQTSIVNDGSSSEHQGAVSSSALKKPSCINNSDLIDEAVYEDSATGIELHDTLVEGTDYILLPKEVWNKLHSWYGGGPVLARKVINTGLSQTDLSVEVYPLRLELHLMPKGDRSSIRISKKETIGELHRKACEIFDLTPKQVFIWDYFSHQKHALMNDLEKTLDEANIQMDQDILVEVINIKTGGLSSHQENGSINNGSLAPATSHSSIATSGGLSASKFSSRNGNSESHFQNLNTDKAYGTSSISTRGATCGLTGLLNLGNTCFMNSAIQCLVHTPEFARYFREDYHQEINRQNPLGMVGELALAFGDLLRKLWAPGRAPVAPRPFKAKLARFAPQFSGCSQHDSQELLAFLLDGLHEDLNRVKHKPYIKSKDADDRPDEEVADEYWANHIARNDSIIVDVCQGQYKSTLVCPVCNKVSVTFDPFMYLSLPLQSTATRSMTVTIFTCDGSALPAAYTLTVPKHGRCRDLIQALSNACSLQFNEKLLLAEIRGHLIYRFLEDPMILLSTIKEDDHLTAYKIPKVLKKTKFLQLIHRREEQGTGNAQSSVGWKPYGTPLVSPISCDDTITRSDIQQIVHTMLSPMLRTKGSGAMTTSNASTKSHKDSSIADPIKGDGGSSKPMLSEKLPLQLVDENNACIDLTVGDDKVVKLSLPSMSILVFVDWSQKLLASYDTNHIENLPEVCKHVHVSKKARNEPLSLYTCLEAFLREEPLVPEDMWYCPQCKERRQASKKLDLWRLPEVLVIHLKRFSYSRSMKHKLDTFVNIPIHDFDLTNYVANKNNTQRQIYELYALTNHYGGMGSGHYTAHIKLLDENRWYNFDDNHISPINEEDVKSAAAYVLFYKRVNNDRSSASNGVDSNLNSQNINSNS, from the exons ATGGTGGAGGTGGCGCCGCAGCTGACACCGGAGGAGGAAAAGCAAGCCGTTAGAGACATTGCTGTGGCCACCGAAGCCCAGACTAAAGTCGGCGacactttttatttaattacccAAAG ATGGTGGCAAGACTGGCTTGAGTATGTAAACCAAACTAGCATTGTTAATGATGGATCTTCTTCTGAGCATCAGGGAGCAGTCAGCTCGAGTGCATTGAAGAAACCATCTTGCATTAACAACTCTGATTTAATAGATGAAGCAGTATATGAGGATTCTGCTACGGGCATTGAACTTCATGATACCTTAGTGGAAGGAACTGATTATATACTGCTTCCGAAAGAAGTATGGAACAAACTACATTCATG GTACGGAGGTGGTCCTGTGTTGGCCCGTAAAGTAATCAACACAGGTCTTTCTCAAACGGACTTGTCAGTAGAAGTTTATCCACTACGCCTCGAGTTACATTTGATGCCAAAAGGTGATCGTTCGTCCATAAGAATTAGCAAAAAG gAAACAATTGGAGAACTTCACCGAAAAGCTTGTGAAATTTTTGATCTTACACCGAAGCAA GTATTTATTTGGGATTACTTCAGCCATCAAAAGCATGCATTGATGAATGACTTGGAAAAGACACTTGATGAAGCAAACATTCAAATGGATCAGGAT ATCTTGGTAGAAGTAATCAACATTAAAACAGGTGGTTTGAGTTCCCACCAAGAGAATGGATCAATTAATAATGGAAGCCTGGCTCCTGCTACTTCGCATTCAAGTATTGCGACTTCTGGAGGTTTATCTGCAAGCAAGTTTTCATCACGAAACGGTAATTCAGAATCCCACTTTCAAAACCTAAATACAGACAAGGCATATGGAACAAGCAGTATCAGTACAAGAGGGGCTACTTGCGGTCTCACTGGACTGTTGAATCTTGGGAACACTTGTTTTATGAACAGTGCTATACAATGCCTAGTTCATACACCAGAATTTGCTCGGTATTTTCGTGAAGATTACCATCAAGAGATAAATCGACAGAATCCTCTGGGCATGGTT GGGGAGCTTGCTTTAGCATTTGGAGATCTACTTAGAAAGTTGTGGGCACCAGGACGAGCTCCAGTTGCTCCTAGGCCATTTAAGGCAAAGCTAGCTCGCTTTGCTCCACAATTCAGTGGATGCAGTCAACATGATTCACAG GAACTACTTGCATTTCTCTTAGATGGGCTTCATGAAGATCTGAATCGTGTAAAACACAAGCCATATATAAAATCTAAAGATGCAGATGATCGGCCCGATGAAGAAGTTGCTGATGAGTATTGGGCAAATCATATTGCTCGTAATGATTCGATTATTGTGGATGTGTGTCAA GGTCAATACAAATCAACTCTTGTGTGTCCTGTATGCAATAAAGTTTCAGTGACATTTGACCCATTCATGTATCTGTCGTTGCCTCTTCAGTCTACTGCCACTCGTAGTATGACGGTAACTATTTTTACGTGTGATGGAAGTGCATTGCCAGCAGCCTACACGTTAACTGTGCCAAAGCATGGGCGTTGCAGGGATTTGATCCAAGCACTCAGTAATGCTTGTTCTTTGCAATTCAATGAGAAACTTCTGCTTGCTGAG ATAAGAGGCCACTTAATTTACCGATTCTTGGAAGATCCAATGATATTATTATCTACCATAAAAGAAGATGACCACCTTACTGCTTACAAGATTCCAAAAGTGTTGAAGAAAACAAAGTTCCTACAACTGATACACCGGCGGGAAGAACA GGGTACAGGAAATGCTCAGAGCTCTGTTGGGTGGAAGCCTTATGGAACTCCTCTTGTTTCACCAATATCCTGTGATGATACTATAACTCGAAGTGATATACAGCAGATAGTTCATACTATGCTCTCACCGATGTTAAGAACAAAAGGTTCAGGTGCTATGACCACGAGCAATGCTTCAACTAAATCTCATAAAGATTCAAGTATAGCTGATCCAATAAAAGGAGATGGTGGCAGTTCTAAACCAATGCTTTCAGAGAAGCTTCCACTGCAGCTGGTTGATGAAAATAATGCTTGCATTGACTTGACTGTTGGTGATGATAAGGTGGTTAAGTTGTCATTACCCTCCATGTCAATTCTTGTATTTGTTGACTGGTCCCAGAAGCTTCTGGCAAGCTATGATACCAACCACATAGAAAATCTTCCAGAAGTTTGTAAGCATGTGCATGTAAGCAAGAAAGCTCGTAATGAACCTCTCTCACTGTACACTTGCTTGGAAGCTTTTCTGCGTGAGGAGCCCTTGGTGCCTGAGGACATGTG GTACTGTCCTCAATGCAAGGAGAGGCGCCAGGCAAGCAAGAAACTGGACCTTTGGAGGCTTCCCGAAGTTCTTGTTATTCACTTGAAAAGGTTCTCCTACAGTAGGTCAATGAAGCACAAGCTTGACACATTTGTTAATATTCCCATTCATGACTTCGATTTGACGAATTATGTTGCAAACAAGAACAACACACAACGTCAGATATATGAACTCTATGCCCTGACAAATCATTATGGTGGCATGGGCAGTGGACATTACACGGCGCACATAAAG CTTCTGGATGAAAACAGGTGGTACAACTTCGATGATAACCATATATCGCCGATCAATGAAGAAGACGTGAAGTCAGCTGCTGCTTATGTCCTATTCTATAAAAGGGTGAACAATGATAGATCTTCTGCAAGTAATGGTGTCGACTCTAATCTTAACAGCCAAAACATTAACTCCAACAGCTAG
- the LOC125205516 gene encoding protein FAR1-RELATED SEQUENCE 5, with protein MSFDPNEGAKYKLDDAEPDSDVDDKLMEVGSDICMSDGGDMINLYDEKHFLSHSNVGEPYTGMEFESEEAAMAYYDAYAKRVGFIVRIGNCHRSSQNGSVISRRFVCNKEGFRVSNNKVKRVEVRKPRAVMREGCKAMIMIRKESSGAWIIVKLETQHSHPLGVSLGKARRSPVRAQSQDDKDKRIRELSSELHRTKQKLAECQKQLEAVLNDVEHHVDHLTRSIQHLVQNVQEVEK; from the exons A TGAGTTTTGATCCAAATGAGGGTGCAAAGTATAAACTGGATGATGCAGAGCCTGATTCAGATGTGGATGATAAGCTGATGGAAGTTGGAAGTGATATCTGTATGTCTGATGGGGGagatatgataaatttatacGACGAAAAACACTTTTTGTCGCACTCGAATGTGGGGGAACCGTATACTGGGATGGAGTTTGAATCTGAGGAGGCTGCCATGGCATACTACGATGCATATGCCAAGCGTGTTGGCTTCATTGTTCGCATAGGCAACTgccaccgttccagccagaATGGCTCAGTTATCAGCAGGAGGTTCGTCTGCAACAAAGAGGGTTTTCGTGTGAGTAATAACAAGGTGAAGAGGGTGGAAGTGAGGAAGCCGAGGGCAGTGATGAGGGAAGGTTGTAAGGCGATGATCATGATTAGGAAGGAGAGTTCCGGAGCATGGATTATTGTGAAGCTTGAGACGCAGCACAGTCATCCATTGGGGGTGTCTCTGGGGAAGGCTCGTCGTAGCCCTGTCCGAGCACAATCGCAG GACGATAAGGACAAGAGAATCCGTGAGCTGTCATCTGAGCTTCACCGTACCAAGCAGAAACTCGCGGAATGCCAGAAACAGCTTGAGGCCGTCTTGAATGATGTGGAGCATCATGTGGATCACCTAACCAGAAGCATCCAGCATCTTGTTCAAAACGTTCAAGAAGTTGAGAAATAA
- the LOC125222852 gene encoding uncharacterized protein LOC125222852 isoform X1 translates to MAASANPSPPANSNGANSATSDKANGGGASAKENSALEPNQRGLRHNPGLSLDWTTEEQSKLEDLLAKYASETTVARYALIAQALRDKTVRDVALRCRWMSKKENGKRRKDDNGSSRKNKDKKDKVSDTLPKSSQVANLTNGPAYAQSVMSVDSDDGIPFSAIGGAAGQLLESNAQALDQISTNFSACKIHENINLFCQARANIVSILNDLDDMPESMKQMPPLPVKLNEELANSILPRTPLPKKS, encoded by the exons atggCTGCCAGTGCTAATCCTTCACCTCCTGCGAATAGCAACGGCGCTAATTCCGCCACATCGGACAAGGCCAACGGCGGCGGGGCGTCGGCCAAGGAGAATTCCGCGCTAGAGCCCAACCAGAGAGGGCTCCGCCACAATCCTGGTTTATCCCTTGATTGGACCACTGAGGAACAGTCTAAGCTCGAAGATTTGCTGGCAaa ATATGCCTCAGAAACAACTGTTGCCCGGTATGCACTAATTGCTCAAGCACTACGGGATAAGACAGTTCGGGATGTTGCATTACGTTGCAGATGGATGAGT AAAAAGGAGAATGGCAAGAGAAGGAAAGATGATAATGGTTCATCaaggaaaaataaagacaaaaaG GATAAAGTTTCAGATACATTGCCAAAATCATCTCAAGTAGCAAACCTCACCAATGGCCCTGCCTATGCTCAGTCAGTGATGTCAGTGGACAGTGATGACGGAATCCCATTTAGTG CTATCGGTGGTGCTGCTGGACAACTTCTTGAGAGTAACGCTCAGGCCCTGGATCAAATTTCTACCAACTTTTCTGCTTGCAAG ATTCATGAGAACATCAATCTCTTTTGTCAAGCTCGAGCTAATATCGTTTCAATCTTAAATGA CTTGGATGACATGCCAGAATCAATGAAGCAGATGCCGCCACTTCCTGTCAAGCTAAATGAGGAGCTAGCCAACTCCATTCTCCCGCGAACACCCCTTCCTAAGAAATCTTGA
- the LOC125218846 gene encoding F-box/LRR-repeat protein 12, producing the protein MEQSTHILLLPDDCLYFIFQRLDSSSDRDAFGLTCHRWLRIQSSCRRSLHFQCSFSHRTPVSLPQDPISIGYLHLYRVLNRYPHLHSLSLCGCTELPDSGLSILMDYGPRLTSLRLDCCFGISDDGLFSVARGCPHLIDLSLYRCNITDTGLKALSESCLALEDVNLSYCSRVSDTGIRALSQNCRRLRAINISHCRGINGTGFEGCSCSLAYLEADSCKLDPKGIRAMLSGGGLEYLDISNLSWCIQGHGFAALDTRLASKLTVLNFRVCRHIDDESVARIARGCPSLREWNLALCHEISVVGWESIAMYCCALEWLHVNRCRNLCDRGLQALREGCGRLRKLHLGRCCRLSSTAIEVFKLLRGDVVVSDEEVMCIAPR; encoded by the coding sequence ATGGAACAGTCCACACACATACTCCTACTCCCCGATGACTGTCTATACTTCATTTTCCAGAGGCTCGACTCCAGCTCTGACCGTGATGCATTTGGCCTGACTTGTCACCGCTGGCTCCGTATCCAGAGTTCATGCCGTAGGTCTTTACATTTCCAATGCTCGTTCTCTCATCGAACGCCCGTCTCACTACCTCAAGATCCGATCAGTATAGGTTACCTCCATCTGTATCGGGTGCTCAACCGTTACCCTCATCTGCACTCGCTTTCCTTGTGTGGCTGCACCGAGCTCCCGGATTCCGGTCTCTCCATATTGATGGATTATGGACCGAGGTTGACAAGCTTACGCCTAGATTGTTGCTTTGGCATCTCAGACGACGGTCTCTTCTCTGTTGCCCGGGGGTGCCCTCATCTTATCGATCTTAGCCTCTACCGCTGCAACATAACCGACACCGGCCTTAAAGCCTTGTCTGAGTCTTGCTTGGCCTTGGAAGACGTGAACCTCTCATATTGCTCGCGTGTATCCGACACCGGCATCAGGGCTCTCTCTCAGAACTGTCGTCGCCTCCGAGCCATCAACATATCTCACTGCAGAGGCATAAACGGAACCGGCTTTGAAGGGTGCTCGTGTAGTCTAGCGTATCTTGAAGCCGATTCATGCAAGCTCGACCCAAAGGGGATCCGGGCTATGTTGAGCGGAGGCGGGCTCGAGTATCTCGACATTTCCAACCTCAGCTGGTGCATCCAAGGTCACGGCTTTGCCGCCCTCGACACGAGGCTTGCCTCCAAGCTAACCGTGCTTAACTTTCGGGTTTGTAGGCACATAGATGATGAGAGTGTCGCGAGGATTGCACGGGGCTGCCCGTCGCTGAGAGAGTGGAACTTGGCCCTTTGCCATGAGATCAGCGTGGTGGGCTGGGAGTCGATCGCGATGTACTGTTGTGCGTTGGAGTGGCTGCACGTGAACCGGTGCCGGAACCTCTGTGATCGAGGGCTGCAAGCGTTGAGAGAGGGTTGTGGGCGGCTGCGCAAGCTGCACCTCGGCCGCTGCTGCCGGTTGAGCTCGACGGCAATTGAGGTTTTCAAGCTGTTGAGAGGGGATGTTGTCGTCTCAGATGAGGAAGTTATGTGCATTGCGCCTCGTTGA
- the LOC125222852 gene encoding uncharacterized protein LOC125222852 isoform X2 → MAASANPSPPANSNGANSATSDKANGGGASAKENSALEPNQRGLRHNPGLSLDWTTEEQSKLEDLLAKYASETTVARYALIAQALRDKTVRDVALRCRWMSKKENGKRRKDDNGSSRKNKDKKDKVSDTLPKSSQVANLTNGPAYAQSVMSVDSDDGIPFSAIGGAAGQLLESNAQALDQISTNFSACKIHENINLFCQARANIVSILNELCAFCVVRVVLLASDVLAPF, encoded by the exons atggCTGCCAGTGCTAATCCTTCACCTCCTGCGAATAGCAACGGCGCTAATTCCGCCACATCGGACAAGGCCAACGGCGGCGGGGCGTCGGCCAAGGAGAATTCCGCGCTAGAGCCCAACCAGAGAGGGCTCCGCCACAATCCTGGTTTATCCCTTGATTGGACCACTGAGGAACAGTCTAAGCTCGAAGATTTGCTGGCAaa ATATGCCTCAGAAACAACTGTTGCCCGGTATGCACTAATTGCTCAAGCACTACGGGATAAGACAGTTCGGGATGTTGCATTACGTTGCAGATGGATGAGT AAAAAGGAGAATGGCAAGAGAAGGAAAGATGATAATGGTTCATCaaggaaaaataaagacaaaaaG GATAAAGTTTCAGATACATTGCCAAAATCATCTCAAGTAGCAAACCTCACCAATGGCCCTGCCTATGCTCAGTCAGTGATGTCAGTGGACAGTGATGACGGAATCCCATTTAGTG CTATCGGTGGTGCTGCTGGACAACTTCTTGAGAGTAACGCTCAGGCCCTGGATCAAATTTCTACCAACTTTTCTGCTTGCAAG ATTCATGAGAACATCAATCTCTTTTGTCAAGCTCGAGCTAATATCGTTTCAATCTTAAATGA GCTTTGTGCATTTTGTGTTGTGCGTGTGGTGTTGTTGGCGAGTGATGTACTTGCCCcattttga
- the LOC125218861 gene encoding peroxisomal membrane protein 13-like — MENNAQAAGSGPPPKPWERAGSSSGPAPFRPASAGNTSEVVEASGTAQPGEVVSTNTNVNRNTVNSVGRPVPARPWEQQQTYGSTYGGYGTGVNSGYGGGMYGSSYGGLGGGMGIGGGMYGNSMYRGGYSGLYGGSSMYGGGMYGGGMYGGGLGGGLGGPMGGYGMGMGGPYGEQDPNNPYGQPSQPPGFWISLMRVMQGVVNFFGRVAILIDQNTQAFHMFMSALLQLFDRSGMLYGELARFVLRILGVRTKPKRVHPPGAEGLPGPHNMPGNQNYIEGPKAAPSGGWDNVWGDAR, encoded by the exons ATGGAGAATAACGCCCAAGCGGCAG GTAGTGGTCCTCCTCCAAAGCCATGGGAAAGAGCAGGATCTTCTTCTGGACCTGCACCGTTTAGGCCAGCCTCTGCTGGAAATACGAGCGAAGTCGTAGAAGCTTCTGGGACGGCTCAACCTGGTGAAGTTGTTTCGACAAATACAAATGTTAACAGAAATACAGTTAATTCAGTCGGACGTCCAGTCCCTGCCAGGCCTTGGGAGCAACAACAGACATATGGGAGCACTTATGGAG GTTATGGTACGGGTGTGAACTCTGGATATGGAGGTGGGATGTATGGTTCTTCATATGGGGGACTTGGAGGGGGTATGGGTATTGGTGGTGGGATGTATGGGAATAGTATGTATAGAGGGGGTTACAGTGGACTTTATGGGGGCAGTAGCATGTATGGTGGAGGCATGTATGGCGGAGGAATGTATGGTGGTGGTTTAGGGGGCGGTTTGGGAGGTCCCATGGGGGGATATGGAATGGGCATGGGGGGGCCTTATGGTGAGCAGGATCCAAACAATCCATATGGACAACCTTCTCAACCACCAGGTTTCTGGATTTCGCTAATGCGAGTG ATGCAAGGAGTAGTTAATTTCTTTGGGAGGGTGGCAATTCTGATTGACCAGAATACTCAAGCTTTCCATATGTTCATGTCTGCCCTTCTTCAG CTATTTGATAGGTCTGGAATGCTCTATGGAGAGCTTGCAAGATTTGTTCTTAGAATATTAGGAGTCCGAACAAAACCCAAGAGAGTCCACCCACCAGGTGCTGAAGGTTTACCAGGACCTCACAACATGCCGGGAAATCAGAACTACATCGAGGGCCCCAAGGCCGCACCAAGTGGTGGTTGGGATAACGTATGGGGTGATGCTAGGTAA
- the LOC125222836 gene encoding cytochrome b561 and DOMON domain-containing protein At3g07570: MKKAPPCLLILSFLFSYVYSQSQDSCNSPLTLQTPLTFDTTSMQCASVWSSQGFILRYVQAAPNVWNFVLSAPNTNTYVGIGFSPNGNMVGSTAIVGWVGSDGTSNMKQYFLGGQQPSLVRLIQPPTQGLPLGNGSIMHVQSGRIYIAFQLLTARPTSRLIYAVGPDTLPQGPDYRLTEHQEHVATSLNYASGQFETEKQPESSLRKSHGILNMLGWAILMPIGAMVARYMRKWDPLWFYLHAVIQSTAFLLGLIGVICGFVLDDRLSANVSKHKALGITILTFGCLQVLALLIRPDKSSKVRKYWNWYHFGVGRVLVFLAAINVFYGIHLGKAGSSWNAGFAAVLVILFIITLIMEIRIWFKK, translated from the exons atgaaGAAGGCACCCCCTTGTTTGTTGATTCTAAGCTTcttattttcatatgtttatTCACAATCACAAGATTCCTGCAATTCTCCTCTCACCTTGCAAACCCCACTCACCTTTGACACAACTTCTATGCAATGTGCCTCTGTGTGGAGTTCTCAAGGCTTCATCCTAAGA TATGTGCAGGCTGCGCCGAATGTATGGAATTTTGTGTTGTCAGCACCAAACACAAATACATATGTTGGCATAGGCTTCTCACCCAACGGCAACATGGTAGGCTCAACTGCCATAGTTGGTTGGGTTGGATCAGATGGCACTTCCAACATGAAGCAATACTTCTTGGGAGGCCAACAACCTAGCCTTGTTAGGTTGATCCAACCACCCACTCAAGGCTTGCCACTTGGCAATGGCTCCATCATGCACGTCCAATCCGGCCGTATCTACATCGCCTTCCAGCTCCTCACCGCCCGCCCTACCTCGCGCCTCATCTACGCGGTCGGCCCAGACACCCTCCCTCAGGGCCCCGATTACCGCTTGACCGAACATCAAGAGCACGTCGCCACCTCCTTGAATTATGCCTCAG GCCAATTTGAAACGGAGAAACAACCAGAGTCGAGTCTCCGAAAAAGCCATGGGATTTTGAACATGCTGGGGTGGGCCATATTGATGCCGATTGGGGCGATGGTGGCCCGGTACATGAGGAAGTGGGACCCACTTTGGTTTTATCTGCATGCCGTGATTCAATCAACGGCCTTCTTGTTGGGCTTAATTGGTGTAATCTGTGGTTTTGTTTTGGATGATCGTCTCTCTGCCAACGTTTCTAAACACAAAGCTCTTGGGATTACTATTCTCACTTTTGGCTGCCTCCAG GTTCTAGCGCTCCTAATCCGACCAGATAAGAGTTCGAAAGTTCGAAAATATTGGAATTGGTACCATTTTGGTGTGGGAAGGGTATTGGTGTTCTTGGCTGCGATTAACGTGTTTTATGGCATCCATTTGGGCAAGGCCGGTTCATCGTGGAATGCCGGTTTTGCAGCCGTTCTCGTCATTTTATTCATCATCACTCTTATTATGGAGATTAGAATAtggtttaaaaaatga
- the LOC125222845 gene encoding uncharacterized protein LOC125222845: protein MAASANPSAPANSNGANSGNSKRVTSDKANGGGASAKENSAVKPNQRGLRHNPGLSLDWTTEEQSKLEDLLAKYASETTVVRYAIIAKALQDKTVRDVALRCRWMSKKENGKRRKDDNGSSRKNKDKKDKVSDTLPKSSQVANRTNGPAYAQSVMSVDSDDGIPFNAIGGAAGQLLEHNAQALDQISTNFSACKINENINLFCQARANILSILNDLDDMPESMKQMPPLPVKLNEELANSILPRTPLPKKS from the exons atgGCTGCGAGTGCGAATCCTTCAGCTCCTGCGAATAGTAACGGCGCTAATTCCGGTAATAGTAAGCGCGTCACATCAGATAAGGCCAACGGCGGCGGGGCGTCGGCCAAGGAGAATTCGGCGGTAAAGCCGAACCAGAGAGGGCTCCGCCACAATCCTGGTTTATCCCTTGATTGGACCACAGAGGAACAGTCTAAGCTCGAAGATTTGTTGGCAAA ATATGCCTCAGAAACAACTGTTGTCCGGTATGCAATAATTGCTAAAGCACTACAAGATAAGACAGTTCGGGATGTTGCATTACGTTGCAGATGGATGAGT AAAAAGGAGAATGGCAAGAGAAGGAAAGATGATAATGGTTCATCAAGGAAAAACAAAGACAAAAAG GATAAAGTTTCAGATACATTGCCGAAATCATCTCAAGTAGCAAACCGCACCAATGGCCCTGCCTATGCTCAGTCAGTGATGTCAGTTGACAGTGATGATGGAATCCCATTTAATG CTATCGGTGGTGCTGCTGGACAACTTCTTGAGCATAATGCTCAGGCCCTGGATCAAATTTCTACCAACTTTTCTGCTTGCAAG ATTAATGAGAACATCAATCTCTTTTGCCAAGCTCGAGCTAATATCCTGTCAATCCTAAATGA CTTGGATGACATGCCAGAATCAATGAAGCAGATGCCGCCACTTCCAGTCAAGCTAAACGAAGAGCTAGCCAACTCCATTCTCCCTCGAACACCCCTTCCTAAGAAATCTTGA
- the LOC125222852 gene encoding uncharacterized protein LOC125222852 isoform X3, with amino-acid sequence MAASANPSPPANSNGANSATSDKANGGGASAKENSALEPNQRGLRHNPGLSLDWTTEEQSKLEDLLAKYASETTVARYALIAQALRDKTVRDVALRCRWMSKKENGKRRKDDNGSSRKNKDKKDKVSDTLPKSSQVANLTNGPAYAQSVMSVDSDDGIPFSAIGGAAGQLLESNAQALDQISTNFSACKIHENINLFCQARANIVSILNECFMQLG; translated from the exons atggCTGCCAGTGCTAATCCTTCACCTCCTGCGAATAGCAACGGCGCTAATTCCGCCACATCGGACAAGGCCAACGGCGGCGGGGCGTCGGCCAAGGAGAATTCCGCGCTAGAGCCCAACCAGAGAGGGCTCCGCCACAATCCTGGTTTATCCCTTGATTGGACCACTGAGGAACAGTCTAAGCTCGAAGATTTGCTGGCAaa ATATGCCTCAGAAACAACTGTTGCCCGGTATGCACTAATTGCTCAAGCACTACGGGATAAGACAGTTCGGGATGTTGCATTACGTTGCAGATGGATGAGT AAAAAGGAGAATGGCAAGAGAAGGAAAGATGATAATGGTTCATCaaggaaaaataaagacaaaaaG GATAAAGTTTCAGATACATTGCCAAAATCATCTCAAGTAGCAAACCTCACCAATGGCCCTGCCTATGCTCAGTCAGTGATGTCAGTGGACAGTGATGACGGAATCCCATTTAGTG CTATCGGTGGTGCTGCTGGACAACTTCTTGAGAGTAACGCTCAGGCCCTGGATCAAATTTCTACCAACTTTTCTGCTTGCAAG ATTCATGAGAACATCAATCTCTTTTGTCAAGCTCGAGCTAATATCGTTTCAATCTTAAATGA GTGTTTTATGCAGCTTGGATGA